A single region of the Raphanus sativus cultivar WK10039 chromosome 1, ASM80110v3, whole genome shotgun sequence genome encodes:
- the LOC108809873 gene encoding BOI-related E3 ubiquitin-protein ligase 1 yields the protein MLSGNNGNTVPPVFMNENQLQYQTNTQSNQLHLHGTMGGGGCTTVDPVNYFANDNNNLVHMARPNKRGREAESISNNNNIQRQQQLQMSLNYNHNNYNVQEEAPKENLVSTGLRLSYDDEERNSSVTSASGSIMAASPFSQSLDDSLRIHLHRQKNELDQFLKIQAAQMAKGVRDIKQRQTAYFLNAIEQGVSLKLQEKDREIESMNKKNKELVERIKQVTTEAQNWHCRAKYNESLVNALKNNLQQAMSHNNNNNNNKKVIAGADQGREGFGDSEIDDAASSYIDPNNNKKKMGNERMRCKMCNAKQVSVLLVPCRHLSLCKECDVFTGVCPVCRSLKTSSVQVFFS from the exons ATGCTAAGTGGAAACAATGGAAACACCGTACCACCGGTTTTCATGAACGAGAACCAGTTGCAGTACCAAACCAACACTCAATCCAATCAGCTTCACCTTCACGGAACCA TGGGAGGAGGTGGATGCACTACTGTTGATCCTGTAAACTATTTTgctaatgataataataatctcGTTCACATGGCTCGGCCTAACAAAAGAGGGAGGGAAGCAGAAAGCATCAGTAATAACAACAACATCCAAAGGCAACAGCAGCTTCAGATGTCTTTGAACTACAATCATAACAATTACAATGTTCAAGAAGAAGCTCCCAAGGAGAATCTAGTCTCCACTGGTCTTAGACTCTCTTATGACGACGAGGAACGCAACTCTTCCGTGACTTCCGCTAGTGGTAGCATCATGGCTGCTTCTCCATTCTCTCAGTCACTGGATGATAGTCTTCGGATCCACCTCCATAGACAAAAAAATGAGCTTGACCAGTTTTTGAAAATCCAG GCAGCTCAAATGGCGAAAGGAGTGAGAGATATTAAACAGAGACAGACTGCTTATTTTCTGAACGCAATAGAGCAAGGAGTGAGCCTGAAGCTTCAAGAGAAAGATCGGGAGATTGAGTCCATGAACAAGAAGAATAAGGAGCTCGTGGAGAGGATAAAGCAAGTGACGACGGAAGCTCAGAACTGGCACTGCAGAGCAAAGTACAATGAGTCTCTGGTTAATGCCTTGAAGAACAATCTGCAACAAGCAATGtcacacaacaacaacaacaacaacaacaagaaagtGATAGCTGGTGCAGATCAAGGTAGAGAAGGGTTTGGAGACAGCGAAATAGATGATGCAGCTTCATCATACATTGACccaaacaacaacaagaagaagatgggaAACGAGAGGATGAGATGCAAAATGTGCAATGCGAAGCAAGTATCAGTGTTGCTTGTGCCGTGTAGGCACTTGAGTTTGTGTAAAGAATGTGATGTGTTCACTGGTGTTTGTCCTGTTTGCAGGTCTTTGAAAACTTCTAGCGTTCAGGTTTTCTTTTCCTGA
- the LOC108843381 gene encoding LOW QUALITY PROTEIN: ABC transporter B family member 10 (The sequence of the model RefSeq protein was modified relative to this genomic sequence to represent the inferred CDS: substituted 1 base at 1 genomic stop codon), translating into MQPSDISAKVAEKKKEKKRPSVSVFKLFSFADSYDCVLMTLGSIGACIHGASVPVFFIFFGKLINIIGLAYLFPQEASHKVAKYSLDFVYLSVAMLFSSWLEVACWMHTGERQAAKMRKAYLRSMLSQDISLFDTESSTGEVISAITSDILVVQDALSEKVGNFLHCMSRFIAGSAIGFASVWQISLVTLSIVPLIAVAGGIYAYVSTGLLASVRKSYVKAGEIAEEVIGNVRTVQAFTGEEKAVRSYGEALKNTYTYGRKAGLAKGLGLGSMHCVLFLSWALLVWFTSIIVHKGIANGGESFTTMLNVVIAGLSLGQAAPDISTFVRARAAAYPIFQMIERNKEVKTGRKLGKVDGEIQFRDVTFTYPSRPDVVIFDKLNLVIPAGKVVALVGGSGSGKSTVISLIERFYEPSDGAVFLDGNDIRYLDLKWLRGHIGLVNQEPALFATTIRENIMYGKDDATDEEITRAVTLSEALSFINKLPDGLETQVSXKLDNLEDKKQTLNFTCYPVLQVGERGVQLSGGQKQRITISRAILKNPSILLLDEATSALDAESEKSVQKALDKVMVGRTTVVVAHRLSTVRNADIIAVVHGGNIIESGSHDELISNPDGAYSSLLRIQEAANPNLNHTPNLPPVSTEPLLKRTITKTNLSSMDQSGNQPDTTRQGKVTLGRLYSMIRPDWKYGLFGLFGSLVAGSQMPLFALGISQALVSYYMDWETTQKEVKRISILFCCASVITVISHAIEHTTFGIMGERLTLRVRQMMFSAILRNEIGWFDKVDNTSSMLASQLESDSTLLRTIVVDRSTILLENFGLVVTSFIISFILNWRLTLVVLATYPLIISGHISEKLFMQGYGVNLNKAYVKANMLAGEAISNIRTVAAFCAEDKVLELYSNELLEPSERSFRRGQTAGILYGVSQFFIFSSYGLALWYGSVLMGQGLSSFESVMKTFMVLIVTALVMGEVLALAPDILKGNQMVASVFELLDRRSQVVGDKGEELSDVEGTIELKGVHFSYPSRPDVTIFSDFDLIVPCGKSMALVGQSGSGKSSVLSLILRFYDPTAGTIMIDGQDIKKLKLRSLRRHVGLVQQEPALFATTIYENILYGKEGALESEVMEAAKLANAHEFISSLPEGYTTQVGERGIQMSGGQRQRIAIARAVLKNPAILLLDEATSALDVESERVVQQALDRLMSNRTTVVVAHRLSTIKNSDMISVIQEGKIIEQGSHNSLIEKENGPYSKLINLQQQQIS; encoded by the exons ATGCAGCCGTCCGACATTTCGGCAAAAGTGgccgagaagaagaaagagaagaaacgGCCAAGTGTATCAGTGTTCAAGCTTTTTTCCTTTGCTGATTCCTACGACTGCGTTCTGATGACTCTTGGATCCATTGGTGCGTGCATTCACGGAGCCTCCGTTCCAgttttctttatcttcttcGGGAAACTCATCAACATCATCGGTCTTGCTTACCTCTTCCCCCAAGAAGCTTCTCACAAAGTCGCCAAG TACTCGTTGGATTTTGTATATCTGAGTGTGGCAATGCTCTTCTCATCATGGCTAG AGGTTGCATGTTGGATGCATACGGGAGAGAGACAAGCGGCGAAAATGAGAAAAGCATATCTTCGGTCTATGTTAAGTCAAGACATAAGCTTATTCGACACCGAATCTTCCACCGGAGAAGTCATCTCCGCCATCACCTCCGACATACTTGTCGTCCAAGACGCTCTATCCGAGAAG GTGGGAAATTTCTTGCACTGCATGAGCCGGTTTATAGCTGGTTCTGCAATCGGTTTCGCTAGCGTATGGCAGATAAGTCTTGTGACTCTCTCCATAGTCCCACTCATTGCGGTCGCCGGTGGCATCTACGCTTATGTGAGCACCGGACTCCTCGCTAGTGTCCGTAAATCATACGTCAAAGCCGGCGAGATTGCGGAAGAG GTGATCGGGAATGTGAGGACCGTACAAGCATTCACAGGAGAAGAAAAGGCGGTGAGATCATACGGAGAAGCTCTGAAGAATACTTACACGTACGGGAGAAAAGCCGGTTTAGCCAAAGGACTAGGACTCGGTTCGATGCACTGTGTTCTGTTTCTGTCATGGGCTTTGCTTGTTTGGTTCACAAGCATCATTGTTCACAAGGGCATTGCTAATGGCGGCGAGTCTTTCACGACCATGCTCAACGTCGTCATCGCTGGCtt GTCTCTTGGCCAGGCAGCGCCAGACATCTCCACATTTGTACGAGCGAGAGCTGCAGCGTATCCTATCTTCCAGATGATCGAACGGAACAAGGAGGTGAAAACAGGTCGTAAGCTCGGGAAAGTAGACGGAGAGATTCAGTTCAGGGACGTGACTTTCACATACCCGTCTCGCCCTGACGTGGTGATCTTTGACAAGCTGAACCTCGTGATCCCTGCTGGGAAAGTCGTGGCCCTTGTCGGAGGAAGCGGGTCTGGAAAAAGCACGGTGATATCTCTGATAGAGCGGTTCTACGAGCCTAGCGATGGGGCAGTGTTTCTTGACGGGAACGATATTAGATACCTTGATCTCAAGTGGCTTAGAGGACATATTGGTCTGGTTAATCAAGAGCCTGCCCTGTTTGCAACCACGATTCGTGAGAACATTATGTATGGTAAAGATGACGCGACGGATGAGGAAATCACCCGTGCAGTGACGCTATCGGAAGCTCTTTCATTCATCAACAAACTCCCAGATGGATTGGAAACACAAGTCAGTTGAAAATTAGATAACTTGGAAGACAAGaaacaaaccctaaactttacTTGTTATCCGGTTTTACAGGTGGGAGAGAGAGGTGTTCAGCTATCAGGTGGGCAGAAGCAGAGGATCACGATCTCGAGAGCCATCTTGAAGAATCCATCAATACTGTTACTCGACGAAGCAACAAGCGCACTAGACGCAGAGTCAGAGAAAAGCGTGCAAAAAGCTTTGGACAAAGTGATGGTAGGGAGGACGACGGTTGTGGTGGCTCATAGACTCTCCACCGTAAGAAACGCTGATATCATAGCCGTTGTTCATGGAGGAAACATCATTGAGTCTGGAAGCCACGACGAACTCATCTCTAACCCAGATGGAGCTTACTCTTCTCTCCTACGTATCCAAGAAGCTGCAAACCCTAACTTAAACCACACTCCTAACTTACCACCAGTCAG TACAGAACCCCTGCTGAAACGAACAATAACAAAGACGAATCTGTCTTCCATGGATCAATCAGGAAACCAACCAGACACAACTAGACAAGGCAAAGTAACATTGGGACGTCTCTACTCTATGATACGTCCTGACTGGAAGTATGGACTATTCGGGTTGTTTGGTTCCTTAGTTGCCGGGTCTCAAATGCCACTATTCGCACTTGGGATCTCCCAGGCTCTAGTTTCTTATTACATGGACTGGGAGACAACTCAAAAAGAAGTGAAGAGAATCTCTATCCTCTTCTGTTGTGCCTCGGTCATTACCGTCATCTCACACGCAATTGAGCATACCACCTTTGGTATCATGGGTGAGCGGCTCACTCTCCGCGTCCGTCAAATGATGTTTTCAG cGATCCTGAGGAATGAAATTGGATGGTTTGATAAAGTGGATAACACTAGCTCAATGTTAGCGTCGCAGCTTGAAAGTGACAGCACTTTGCTTAGAACAATTGTGGTCGATAGATCAACGATTCTATTGGAGAATTTTGGTCTAGTTGTGACATCATTCATCATTTCTTTTATACTTAACTGGCGTCTCACTCTTGTTGTCTTGGCAACATATCCATTGATCATCAGCGGACATATTAGCGAG AAACTTTTCATGCAAGGCTATGGAGTAAACTTGAATAAAGCGTATGTAAAGGCCAACATGTTGGCCGGAGAGGCTATTAGCAACATTCGAACCGTTGCTGCCTTTTGTGCCGAGGATAAGGTTCTTGAACTTTATTCCAACGAGCTTTTAGAACCGTCGGAACGTTCTTTTAGGCGTGGACAGACAGCTGGGATACTGTACGGCGTCTCTCAGTTCTTCATTTTCTCCTCCTACGGCCTTGCCCTCTG GTACGGATCGGTTTTGATGGGGCAAGGATTATCAAGTTTCGAATCGGTGATGAAAACATTCATGGTTTTGATTGTTACTGCGTTAGTGATGGGTGAAGTTTTGGCTCTAGCACCTGATATACTGAAGGGAAACCAGATGGTTGCATCGGTTTTCGAGCTATTGGACCGAAGAAGTCAGGTCGTTGGAGATAAAGGCGAGGAGCTGAGTGATGTGGAAGGCACAATTGAGCTCAAAGGTGTTCATTTCAGTTATCCTTCACGGCCTGATGTGACTATCTTCAGCGATTTCGACCTGATTGTTCCTTGTGGAAAAAGCATGGCGCTGGTGGGACAGAGCGGGTCCGGGAAGAGTTCGGTTCTTTCTCTTATTCTCCGGTTCTATGATCCTACAGCCGGAACAATCATGATAGACG GACAAGACATCAAGAAACTGAAACTGAGATCGCTGAGAAGACACGTCGGTCTGGTTCAACAAGAACCGGCTCTTTTTGCAACAACTATCTACGAGAACATCTTGTACGGCAAAGAAGGAGCTCTTGAATCTGAGGTCATGGAAGCAGCTAAGCTTGCAAACGCTCACGAGTTCATCAGCTCTCTCCCGGAAGGCTACACGACACAAGTCGGGGAACGTGGCATTCAGATGTCAGGCGGCCAGAGACAGAGGATCGCTATCGCTAGAGCCGTCCTCAAGAATCCAGCAATTCTGCTACTTGACGAAGCCACAAGCGCCTTGGACGTTGAATCAGAGCGTGTG GTACAACAAGCATTGGATAGGCTAATGAGTAACCGGACCACGGTGGTAGTGGCTCACCGGCTATCGACGATCAAGAACTCAGATATGATAAGTGTGATACAAGAAGGTAAGATCATAGAGCAAGGCAGCCACAACAGTCTCATTGAGAAGGAGAATGGTCCTTACTCTAAACTTATCAATCTTCAGCAGCAGCAAATCTCCTGA
- the LOC108839498 gene encoding uncharacterized protein LOC108839498 — MWWRVLSESSRRVSESSEQKGTLLAVTMATDTTASSYWLNWRVLLCGLILLAPLVLAAILIWRYEGKRRQGRERPGTLFQDEAWTTCHKRVHPRWLLVFRVFSFAAMLTLLVSNVVRDGSGIFYFYTQWTFTLVTLYFGYASLLSIYGCCIYNKEAGGNTESYTSIHDAEQGTYRPPPITRDESGTLPKSPIAHSESPVREAAGFWVYVFQVQFQTCAGAVVLTDIVFWAIIYPFTSGYKLSFLDVCMHSLNAVVLLGDTCLNSLRFPLFRISYFVLWSCIYVAYQWIIHAFKNLWWPYQFLSLSSPYAPLWYLGVTVMHIPCFAVFALVIKMKSSLLQRHKT, encoded by the exons ATGTGGTGGAGAGTCTTGTCTGAATCATCTCGAAGAGTCTCTGAATCATCGGAACAAAAGG GGACTCTGTTGGCCGTGACCATGGCAACCGATACAACAGCCTCAAGCTACTGGTTGAATTGGAGGGTTCTCCTCTGCGGATTAATCCTATTAGCTCCATTGGTGTTAGCAGCGATTCTCATTTGGAGATACGAAGGCAAAAGAAGACAAGGACGAGAACGCCCTGGGACGTTGTTCCAAGACGAAGCTTGGACCACATGTCATAAAAGAGTCCACCCTCGTTGGTTGCTCGTCTTTAGAGTATTCTCGTTTGCTGCAATGCTGACTCTACTCGTTTCAAATGTTGTTCGTGATGGAAGTGGCATATTTTACTTCTATACTCA GTGGACGTTTACTCTTGTCACACTCTACTTTGGG TATGCTTCGTTGTTATCTATTTACGGTTGCTGCATCTACAATAAAGAAGCTGGTGGTAACACAGAGAGTTATACAAGCATACATGATGCAGAACAAGGCACTTATAGACCACCACCAATCACCCGTGATGAGTCTGGAACTTTACCAAAATCTCCCATTGCACATTCAGAGTCACCCGTCCGAGAAGCAGCAGGGTTTTGGGTTTATGTCTTTCAGGTCCAGTTCCAA ACTTGTGCTGGTGCTGTTGTGTTAACAGATATCGTGTTTTGGGCGATTATCTACCCTTTTACTAGTGGTTACAAGCTGAGTTTT CTAGATGTTTGTATGCATTCTCTCAACGCTGTAGTTCTCCTCGGTGACACATGTCTAAATTCACTG CGGTTCCCTCTGTTCCGGATCTCTTACTTTGTACTTTGGAGCTGCATTTACGTGGCTTACCAATGGATAATCCATGCCTTCAAGAACTTATG GTGGCCATATCAATTTCTTAGTCTTTCTTCACCCTACGCACCCTTATG GTACTTGGGAGTGACAGTGATGCATATACCGTGCTTTGCCGTCTTCGCTTTGGTCATAAAGATGAAGAGTTCCTTGCTACAGCGTCATAAGACATGA
- the LOC108815076 gene encoding polygalacturonase At1g48100, whose translation MIMRKALRLRSITMMVLMAVLVWSVTLETCIARRGRHWRHNHRSSSDLSDSLSSKKPKSHGNSHRSSHNNNNNHHNKSKPKPKPKQKTPPKADDNNSPVVSQPPQVQPPSLPPLKGSQVFNVMDFGAKGDGKCDDTKAFEAAWAAACKVEASMMTVPPGYTFLVGPIAFSGPYCQANIVFQLDGTIIAPTDSKSWGKGLLWWIEFTKLKGIKVQGKGVIDGRGSGWWQQDYPFTDGETELIVPLNNSVHQNLPLPIRSELDWKMPSIKPTALRFYGSIGVEVSGITIQNSPQCHLKFDNCIDVEVHDMSVSSPGDSPNTDGIHLQNSRDVLIHSTTLACGDDCISIQTGCSNVFVHNVNCGPGHGISIGSLGKDSTKACVSNITVRDVAMHNTMTGVRIKTWQGGVGSVKGILFSNIQLNEVQLPIVIDQFYCDHSKCKNQTSAVAVEGVTYERIKGTYTVKPVHFACSDNFPCVDVQLSAIELKPVQEKYHMSDPFCWQTFGELSTPTLPPIDCLQIGKPPRNRVQSDHDVC comes from the exons ATGATAATGAGAAAAGCTCTAAGGCTAAGAAGCATCACGATGATGGTGTTAATGGCGGTTTTGGTCTGGTCTGTAACTCTAGAGACCTGCATTGCTAGAAGAGGAAGACATTGGAGACATAACCACCGAAGCTCCTCTGACTTGTCTGATTCCTTGTCAAGCAAGAAACCGAAAAGCCATGGGAACAGTCACCGCAGCTCtcacaataacaacaacaatcatCACAACAAGTCTAAACCTAAACCGAAGCCGAAGCAGAAAACGCCGCCAAAAGCTGACGACAATAACTCACCAGTGGTTTCACAACCACCACAAGTCCAACCACCGTCTCTTCCGCCGCTAAAGGGATCTCAGGTCTTCAATGTGATGGATTTTGGAGCAAAGGGTGATGGCAAATGTGATGACACtaag GCGTTTGAAGCGGCTTGGGCAGCGGCTTGCAAAGTAGAGGCGTCGATGATGACTGTACCGCCTGGATACACTTTTCTTGTTGGTCCAATCGCATTCTCTGGTCCTTATTGTCAAGCTAACATTGTGTTCCAG CTTGATGGTACGATCATAGCTCCAACGGATTCAAAATCATGGGGAAAAGGGTTATTGTGGTGGATTGAGTTCACAAAGCTGAAAGGTATTAAAGTGCAAGGGAAAGGTGTGATTGATGGAAGAGGCTCTGGTTGGTGGCAACAAGACTACCCTTTTACTGATGGTGAAACCGAACTCATTGTTCCCTTGAACAATTCTGTTCACCAAAACCTTCCATTGCCG ATAAGAAGTGAGCTTGATTGGAAAATGCCAAGTATCAAACCAACG GCACTGCGATTCTATGGGAGCATTGGCGTGGAAGTGTCTGGTATAACTATCCAAAACAGTCCTCAATGTCACCTTAAATTCGATAACTGCATCGACGTTGAGGTACATGACATGTCCGTTTCTTCACCCGGAGACAGTCCAAACACCGATGGGATTCACCTTCAGAACTCCAGAGATGTCCTCATTCACAGCACAACACTCGCTTGCG GAGATGATTGTATCTCCATCCAAACAGGTTGCTCGAATGTATTCGTACACAACGTGAACTGTGGACCAGGTCACGGTATCAGCATCGGTAGTCTCGGTAAAGACAGCACAAAAGCCTGTGTTTCGAACATAACAGTGAGAGATGTGGCGATGCACAACACGATGACAGGGGTCCGGATCAAGACATGGCAAGGAGGAGTAGGATCAGTGAAAGGGATACTCTTCTCAAACATTCAACTCAATGAGGTCCAGCTTCCAATAGTCATAGACCAGTTCTACTGTGACCACAGCAAATGTAAGAACCAGACATCAGCAGTTGCGGTGGAAGGAGTGACATACGAGAGGATCAAAGGCACTTATACCGTGAAACCGGTTCATTTCGCTTGCAGCGATAACTTCCCTTGCGTAGATGTGCAGCTATCTGCGATCGAGCTTAAGCCGGTTCAAGAAAAGTATCATATGTCTGATCCTTTTTGCTGGCAGACGTTTGGTGAGCTCAGCACTCCTACTCTTCCTCCTATTGATTGTTTACAGATTGGGAAGCCTCCGAGAAACAGAGTACAGTCTGATCATGATGTATGTTGA
- the LOC108852526 gene encoding uncharacterized protein LOC108852526: protein MCTHHDDQSQYNLPCLHCQPHSYIRMVQNMIERCILLRMTRDECIKALDQHASILPLVTLTIWRGLQRENKDFFETYGNFVSPRPCLSGYVRRSPRLARRIQ, encoded by the exons ATGTGTACTCATCATGATGACCAATCACAATACAACCTCCCTTGTCTCCATTGTCAACCACATTCATACATTCGCATG GTTCAAAATATGATAGAGAGATGCATTTTACTCCGTATGACTCGTGACGAATGCATCAAGGCGTTAGACCAACACGCAAGCATTCTACCGCTCGTTACGCTCACCA TTTGGAGAGGACTTCAAAGGGAAAATAAGGATTTCTTTGAAACGTATGGGAATTTCGTCTCTCCTAGGCCATGCTTAA GTGGATATGTTCGGAGATCGCCGAGGTTGGCGAGAAGGATACAGTGA
- the LOC108843357 gene encoding putative proline-rich receptor-like protein kinase PERK11 has protein sequence MDKVQEQADIIGKKISPFVSSHQPNLAGFTDHKILGGSQTTQPPVTSPPSPPSPDSAGGGSQSSPPPVTVSPPPSDQPPATTDPPPKPPSSPPPSTTPPPSPPQPQPPPQSTTSGDSPVVIPSPKPQLQLPLPALLPPTSVTQQPEARPNDNGQELPNNPISPPSPPLNPLSPPSGSQDSPPFSSPFPPVISLNPNLPRNPSQPLDSPPAGGSNRVPSSSSSVPSPASLSGSDNNSGGSNRHNANISGNGGNNETNFTEKTLIGVGIAGVLVIIIIAAIFFFRRKQKKSSSPRSNQQYLPPANVSVHTEGFINYRQKPGNGTSSAQNSSTNTNNSLGNQKPGRATPDSAVIGTSKIPFTFEELSEITEGFCKRFVIGEGGFGCVYKGILSEGKPIAIKQLKSISAEGYREFKAEVEIISRVHHRHLVSLVGYCICEQHRFLIYEFVPNNTLDYHLHGKDLPVLEWTRRVKIAIGAAKGLAYLHEDCHPKIIHRDIKSSNILLDDEFEAQVADFGLARLNDTAQSHISTRVMGTFGYLAPEYASSGKLTDRSDVFSFGVVLLELITGRKPVDTSQPLGEESLVEWARPRLIEAIEKGDISEVVDPRLEKHYMEEEVYRMIETAASCVRHSALKRPRMVQVVRALDTRDNLSDLSNGVKVGQSTVYNSGQYSNEIRMFRRASEDSSDLGTSNGYYNTSQDYTSRELESRSFNTSRQTNL, from the exons ATGGACAAAGTCCAGGAACAAGCAGATATTATCGGAAAGAAGATATCTCCGTTTGTTTCTTCACATCAACCAAACCTCGCAGGATTCACTGATCACAAAATCCTTGGCGGTTCCCAAACGACACAGCCTCCAGTAACCTCACCTCCTTCTCCTCCATCCCCGGACAGTGCTGGTGGCGGCTCACAATCATCTCCCCCACCTGTAACTGTTTCTCCTCCACCATCGGATCAACCTCCTGCTACAACTGATCCACCTCCAAAGCCTCCTTCTTCGCCTCCACCTTCTACAACACCACCTCCTTCACCTCCTCAGCCTCAACCTCCGCCTCAGTCCACCACATCCGGAGATTCTCCCGTGGTGATTCCTTCTCCAAAGCCTCAACTTCAACTTCCTCTTCCTGCTCTTCTTCCTCCAACCTCAGTTACTCAGCAACCAGAGGCCAGACCTAACGATAACGGCCAAGAACTACCCAACAACCCTATTTCTCCACCGTCTCCACCTTTAAACCCTTTATCACCGCCGTCCGGTAGCCAAGACTCTCCTCCATTTTCATCTCCATTTCCTCCGGTTATCTCGCTAAACCCTAATCTCCCAAGAAACCCTTCACAACCTTTGGACTCACCTCCCGCAGGAGGATCAAATCGTGTGCCCTCCTCGTCCTCTTCTGTCCCCTCTCCTGCTTCCCTCTCCGGCTCAGACAACAACTCCGGAGGTTCTAATAGACATAATGCAAATATTAGTGGAAATGGTGGCAACAATGAAACTAACTTCACCGAGAAGACATTGATCGGTGTTGGGATCGCAGGTGTCTTGGTCATTATAATCATTGCTgccatcttcttctttagaaggaaacaaaagaaatctTCTTCCCCTCGGTCTAACCAGCAGTATTTGCCACCAGCTAATGTCTCCGTTCATACAG AGGGATTCATTAACTACAGGCAAAAACCTGGAAATGGGACCAGCTCGGCGCAGAACTCTTCAACGAATACTAACAACAGTTTAGGGAATCAAAAACCAGGTCGAGCAACCCCTGACTCCGCAGTAATAGGGACTTCAAAGATTCCTTTCACCTTTGAGGAGCTAAGCGAGATAACAGAGGGTTTTTGCAAGAGATTTGTCATAGGAGAAGGTGGGTTCGGGTGCGTCTACAAGGGTATCCTTAGCGAGGGAAAGCCAATCGCGATTAAACAGCTAAAATCCATCAGCGCAGAAGGATACAGAGAGTTCAAAGCTGAAGTAGAGATCATAAGCAGAGTGCATCATAGGCACTTGGTGTCTCTTGTGGGTTATTGCATCTGTGAGCAACATAGGTTCCTTATATATGAGTTTGTCCCCAACAATACTTTGGACTACCATTTACATG GCAAAGACTTACCGGTTTTGGAATGGACTAGAAGAGTGAAGATTGCAATAGGCGCAGCCAAAGGACTTGCTTATCTACATGAAGATT GTCACCCGAAGATCATCCATAGGGACATCAAATCGTCAAATATTCTATTGGATGATGAATTTGAAGCTCAG GTAGCAGATTTTGGACTTGCCAGACTGAACGATACTGCACAATCCCACATATCGACACGTGTCATGGGCACTTTTGG GTATTTAGCGCCAGAATATGCATCAAGCGGGAAACTAACGGACAGATCAGATGTGTTTTCATTTGGAGTTGTGCTACTCGAACTCATCACCGGCCGCAAACCTGTTGACACCTCTCAACCTCTGGGTGAAGAAAGTCTCGTTGAATGG GCACGTCCGCGGCTAATCGAGGCCATTGAGAAAGGTGACATCAGCGAAGTAGTGGATCCACGGCTGGAGAAGCATTACATGGAAGAAGAAGTCTATAGGATGATCGAGACGGCAGCTTCTTGTGTTAGGCATTCAGCACTAAAACGACCTCGTATGGTTCAG gttgtAAGAGCTCTGGACACGAGAGACAACTTGTCGGATCTTTCAAACGGAGTCAAAGTGGGTCAAAGTACGGTCTACAACTCTGGTCAATACAGTAATGAGATTCGTATGTTCAGAAGAGCCTCTGAAGATTCATCGGATCTCGGTACTAGTAACGGCTACTACAACACAAGCCAAGACTACACGAGCCGTGAACTTGAGAGCCGATCCTTCAACACAAGTCGCCAAACAAACCTGTGA